Part of the Nocardia higoensis genome, GTCGCGGTCGAAGCCGGGAGGGAAGGGTGAACCGGCCAGCGCCGAGCGGTCCGCCGCCGACAGCGCGCCCCACGCCTGAACGACCTGGGCGATGGCGCCCGCGAGTTCGCTGCGCTTGTGCTCGAGATCGGCGCGCACCTCGTCGGCCTTGCGCGCTGCCTCATGGGCGGCGTCGGCGGCGGCACGGGCGGTGTTCTCGGCGGCCGTGGCCGCGTCGTCGGCCTTCTTGAACCGGCGCAGTTCGTCGGTGGTCTGCGTGGCGAGCATGTCCATCGTGGACATCCGGTCCAGCATCTGCTGCGGTGAGTCGCTGACCAGTACCGCGAACATGCGGTTGGTGCGCACGCCCTGGTAGGCGGCGATGGCGGTGCGGTCGATGACGGGCTGGAAGGCGCGGACCTCCGCGCGGGCTGCCTCGACCACCGCGGTGCGCGTGGCGAGTTCGGCGTCGGCGGCCTGCTGGACGGCGAGCTTGGCGTCGAAGTCCTCCTGCGCGCCGAGCGCTTGCTCGTTGAGCTGCTCGGACTGGCGGGAGAGCTCGATCATCTTCTGCACCGCCTCGCTCGCGGTGCCGGGCATCATCACCGGATCGGCGAGGGCGGGGGACCCGGCGGACACTCCGGTGGCCAGGACACTCGCGGCGAATACGCCGCAGAGCAGGCGCTTGGTGCGATAGGTGCGCTGATCGACTGCCACAGCCCGACGTGCTCCTTCGTTGCCGAAGCGCTCGGGTCCGGCGAAGGTCACCGGTCCGCACTCCGTTCGGTCTCGATTAGATTACGAAACGGCGGCGGCCCGTGTCCAGGTGGACACGGGCCGCCGCGCCGGTCGCCGGTGTCGCGGTCCGGAGACTCAGTACCGGCGCGCGCCCGCGAAGGGCATCGACGAGATCGGCGCGACATGCACCGGGGAGCCGGCGCTGGCCGCGTGCACGACATTGCCGTTGCCCGCGTACAGACCGGAGTGGCCGCCGCCGTAGAAGGAGACCACGTCGCCGGGGCGCAGGTCGTTCAGCGAGACCGGGGCGCCGGAGGCCAGCTGTGCGCCGCTGGTGCGCGGTAGTTCCCTGCCCGCCTGGCGGTAGGCCCACTGGACCAGACCCGAGCAGTCGAAGGCGTTCGGGCCCGCGGCGCCGTAGACGTAAGGAGAACCGACCTTGGACAGTGCGGCATCCAGGGCCACCTCGCCGAGGGCCTTCTGCGGCGCGACGAACGGCGGCGCGAACGGCGCGCCGGGGCCCGGCGCGATGCCGGGGACGGCAGGGATTCCCGGCGGGATCGGGATCTCGTTGGGCACCTCGAAAGTGCCGACGCCCGGGATGGTCAGTGGTTGGGCCGAGGCCGTCGCGGGAAGGAGGAACGCGCCGATGGTGGCAGCGCCGATCGCTCCGGCGGCAACGGCACGCCGCGCCTGCCGTTTGACGGTGTTGGTCGCCATGTTGCGGTTACTTCCAATCTGCCCCACGACGCCACACCCGGTGGTGCGGCGGACTGCGACGAACGCACCGGCTCGGTGCGACGAACTCCGTGAGGTATCGAAACGATTACGAACCGATCACGGAAGTTTGTAAAGCCGCTCCGCTGTCGAACGCGCGTTTGCCGAATGTGTCGCAGGAAAATCTGCGATAGATCTCACAACAATCACGGAACAGTTACAGAACCGTTTCACTGTCCGTTTCGTCCCGGTGGTTTCGCTGGTCTCGCGCTCCTGGGAGCGATCGTACGACTCGCTTGATTGTCGGCATATGTGCAGGTGGGCAGGCTGTCGAGGGGCGTGTGTCGGGAGACGTTGTGGACGATCGTACAACTCTGTGGTTGTTCGGCCCGGCCGGTCGGTTTCTGCTTCGTGCGGGGAGGTCGCCGTGCCGGACAATAATAGTTTTCCCGTGCAAATGTAACCTGCGCCACACTATAGGTGTTTCTAGATCATCTCTTGGATTTCGGCCGCGAAATGCGCCGTGAATTCCGTGGCGAATTGCCTGGTGCCGAGTTAC contains:
- a CDS encoding C40 family peptidase, whose product is MATNTVKRQARRAVAAGAIGAATIGAFLLPATASAQPLTIPGVGTFEVPNEIPIPPGIPAVPGIAPGPGAPFAPPFVAPQKALGEVALDAALSKVGSPYVYGAAGPNAFDCSGLVQWAYRQAGRELPRTSGAQLASGAPVSLNDLRPGDVVSFYGGGHSGLYAGNGNVVHAASAGSPVHVAPISSMPFAGARRY
- a CDS encoding NlpC/P60 family protein — translated: MAVDQRTYRTKRLLCGVFAASVLATGVSAGSPALADPVMMPGTASEAVQKMIELSRQSEQLNEQALGAQEDFDAKLAVQQAADAELATRTAVVEAARAEVRAFQPVIDRTAIAAYQGVRTNRMFAVLVSDSPQQMLDRMSTMDMLATQTTDELRRFKKADDAATAAENTARAAADAAHEAARKADEVRADLEHKRSELAGAIAQVVQAWGALSAADRSALAGSPFPPGFDRDTLLQGLVPGSGTSALAAGLTRVGDPYVWGATGPNQFDCSGLVQWAFRQVGKNVPRTSSAQANYGTPVDKDDLQPGDVVFFYPEVSHVGIYAGNGMMLHASTFGVPVAVAPMGSTPYHSARRY